The sequence GGCGATGTCGAAACGGCCCTTGCAGAGCGTCGGATAGCCGGCCGCTTCGCCCGCCGGGAAGCGGTTGATGGTGTAATCGCCGAGTTCGGACACCAGCTCGCGTCCGTCCTGGCGATAGCGCACATGGCTCGCGGGCGAACAGACACCGTTCATGTTGGACGACTTGCCGGTGGCGTAGGAAGAGAGCGAACAGCGCCCCTCGGCCATGACGCAGAGGCCGCCGAAGGCAAAGACCTCGATCTCGCAATCGATCTGCTTGGCAAGGCGGGCAATGTCGGCGATCGTCAGCGTGCGTGGCAGCACAACGCGTTTCGCGGCGAAGGCCTCGACGAGGAAGCGCACGGCATCGGCATTCGAGGCCGAGGCCTGGACGGAAACATGCAGCCGCTGCTGCGGATGGCGTTCGACCGCGTAGGCCATCAGGCCGAAATCGGCGAGGATGACGGCATCGGCGCCAAGTGCTGCGGCGTCATCCACCGCCTGATGCCAGAGTGTCTCCTGGCCGGCTCGCATGAACGTGTTGATCGCGACGAAGGTCATCACCCTGCGCTGTTTGGCATAGGCGATGGCCGTCCTAAGTTCGTCGCGTGAGAAGTTCAGGCCCGGGAAATTGCGGGCATTCGTCTCGTCGCGAAAGCCGCAATAGACCGCGTCGGCGCCGGCATCGACGGCTTCGCGGAAGGCGGCGGGCGTGCCGGCGGGGCAGATCAGTTCCATTGAGGAGCCTCCTCCTTGAGAACGCGGCCAAGCGCCCGCGCGCGGATCTGTTCTGCCGCACGGCGCACGAGCGGCGCCAGCGGCCCGGCCATGTCGGCGAGATCGCTTGGAAGGTCGATCTCGCAGTCGTCGAGGGCGTTGCGCAGCGCCAGCATCGCCTCCATGTCGCCGCTGACGGCAAGATCGCGCGAGAAGAAGACGGCGTCGCCGTCGATGCGCCCCTCGAGCAGCGTCAGAAGCAGCGCGAGTTCGCCTTCCATACAGGCATCGGAAACCGGCGCGCGCTCCTTGCGATGCACGGTGATGCGCGGCACGGCCGGTTCGACAAGGAAGCCGATCGGCAGGTCCGACGGCAGGAAGGCGTAGCGCTTGGCTGCATGATCCGCGAGACGGTCGAAGAGGCCCGGATGGCTCGCGATCACGCGGGCAAAGACGCGCTGCACCACGCTTTCGATGGCGATGATGGCAACGAAGCTAAGGGGGGCTGTGATCGCGAGCGGAAGTGTCATTTGCTACCTGTGGAGCGTCGGAATCGAACGATGCGGCGCATGCTAGTCGCCTGCTGCCGGTCGTTGTTTGCGCCACGTCAAAGACAAGCGCCATTCGCCGCCACAAACAGGCGAAATGAACAGGACCTTTCGCCCGTCCAAGGGCTTTGCAACGCTTCAGGATTTTGTCGAAACGCTTGAGCGCGAAGGCGATCTGAAACGGATTTCGCGGCCGGTTTCGCTGGTGCACGAGGTGACCGAAATCCACCGCCGCGCGCTTGCCGCCGACGGGCCGGCGCTTCTCTTCGAGCGGCCGGTCGATGCGACGGGCGCCGCACAGCCGATCCGGCTTCTGACCAATCTCTTCGGGTCGGAGCGCCGGATCGAGCGTGGTTTCGGCCTGATGCCGGGTGGGCTCGATGGCCTTGCCTCAGATCTTGCAGAACTGCGCGATCCGCGAGCGCCGCAGTCGCTGCGTGACGCCTGGGATCGCCTCCCGCTGCTCCGATCGGCGATGTATATGCGGCCGCGAAAGGTAACGCGTGCACTCTGTCAGGAGGTCGTCTGGCGCGATCACGAAATCGACCTCGCGCGCCTGCCGGTTCAATGGTGCTGGCCGGGTGAGCCGGCGCCGTTGATTACCTGGCCGCTGGTGATCACGCGCGCGCCGGATGATCCCCTCGATGTCAATGTCGGGATCTATCGCATGCAGGTGCTGGGGCCCGATCGTGCCATCGTGCGCTGGCTCGCCCACCGCGGCGGCGCCCGTCACCATCGCCTGTGGCAACGCCTGGGGCAGGACATGCCGATCGCGGTCGTCGTCGGAGCCGACCCGGCGACGATTCTTTCTGCGGTCATGCCGCTGCCCGATGGCTTGAGCGAATTGAATTTCGCAGGGCTGCTTCGGCGCGGCAGGACGCAACTCGTCAACGCGAAGACCGTGCCGCTTTCGGTGCCGGCCAATGCGGAGATCGTGCTGGAGGGCACGGTCTCAGCGAGCGAGACCGCGGAGGAGGGCCCCTATGGCGACCATACCGGCTATTACAATTCGGTGGAGCCGTTCCCCGTCATGCGTCTGTCGGCGATCACCATGCGTCGGAATCCGCTCTATCTTTCCACCTACACCGGCCGACCGCCGGACGAGCCTTCGCGGCTTGGAGAGGCGATGAACAGGCTGTTTGTGCCACTGGTTCGCAAGCAGTTTCCGGAGATATCCGATCTCTTTCTGCCGCCTGAAGCCTGCTCCTACAGAGCCATGGTCGTTTCGATCGACAAGCGCTATCCCGGGCAGGCCAAGCGCGTGATGATGGGGCTTTGGTCTGTCCTGCCGCAGTTCAGCTACACCAAGCTGATCATCGCCGTCGATCCGGATATCGACGTGCGCAACTGGTCCGACGTGATGTGGGCGCTTGCGACCCGCTTTGATGCCAGCCGCGACATGACCGTGATCGAGGGCACGCCGATCGACTATCTCGACTTCGCGTCGCCGCGATCCGGCCTCGGCGGCAAGCTCGGGCTCGACGCCACCAACAAAATTGGCACCGAGACCGACCGCGAATGGGGGCGTGTTCTGGCGATGTCACCCGAGGTCATTGGCCAGGTCGATGCGATGTGGGCCGGTCTCGGACTTGGAGGGCTGACCCGATGAACCGGTTGAAGATCGTCCTCGGCGTCACCGGCGCTTCGGGCGCGACGATTGCCGTTCGCATCGCCGAGCGGCTCAGCGAAATCGAAGGCGTCGAGCTGCATCTGGTCCTGTCGCCGGCGGCGCATCGCACGCTCGCACACGAGGTCGGCGCAGACGCTCTTCCATCCCTGCTGCGTCTGGCCGCGCGGACCTATGACCACGGCAATATCGGCGCGACGATTGCGAGCGGGTCGTTTTCGACGGCCGGCATGATCGTCGCGCCGTGCTCCATGCGCACACTTGCGGCGATCTCTGCCGGCATGGCCGATAACCTCGTGGTACGGGCAGCCGACGTGCATCTGAAGGAGCGGCGCAGGCTGGTGCTGATGGCACGCGAGACACCGCTGCATCTCGGTCACCTGCGCAATATGTGCGCCGTCACGGAAATGGGGGCGATCATCATGCCGCCGGTGCCGGCCTTCTATCATCGGCCTGAGAGCGTCGCGGCCATCGTCGACCATCTGGCGGCCCGAGCGATCGACCTGCTGGCACTGCCGATCACCCCGCAGGCTATGGCCTGGCAGGGTGAGGACCAAAAATCATCGTGATCTAGGAGAGGGTGGCCTGAAGCAGCGGATCGGCGCTGAACAGGACCTCGTGACCGCCAAGCAGCAGCCACACGGCAATCGCGACGGTGGCAAAGGCGGCGATGATCATCACAGGATCGGCCCGCAAACGGCTTTCTCCCCGGATGATCGCTGCAAAGGGCCACACTGACGTGCCCTTCGAGGCGGCTTGCCAGCTCTCGCCCAAACGTCGGCGGGCACGCTTTTCAAGCATGAAGAAACCACCGACGGAAAACAACGCGAAACCGCCGAAAAGCACCAATGCGCGCAGGTCGCCGTTGGGCACGATGTGACCGGCGGCCCAGAGCAGGAAGCCCCAAAGCACCGGGTGGCGGGTGATAGCAACGATGGCGCCCGGCCGTTCGTTTCCCTGATAGATGGAGATCGACAGTGCATTCTCGCTGAAGAGGCCGGCCAGCACGAGAAAGATACCAAGCGGCGCCAGGACGAAGGTCACCCAGGCCTGCCAGGCCGCCGGCTCCCAGAGCGGGATGAAATCGAGCTGAAGGGCCGCGTGAAAGACGAAGACGAGAGCAAGCACCGACAGAAGCGAATAGACCGCGAAATAGGTCGAGCGACCGAGCCGGTCGATCAGGCCCTGGCGTAACGCCGGCCAGGCCGGCACCAGATGGAGAAGCAGGAAGACGGCGAAGGCGAGGAGAAAATAGGTCATATCGGTTGTCTCACGCATGGCGCCAGAGAAGCAGGCGTTCCGTTGCGATATGGCGGCGAACAGTTTCGAAGAAGCCCCGTAGCATGTAGCCGATCGCATCCCAGCTGAGCGATGGCCTGTTGTCGAGAACCGCCTTCAGCACACGTACCAGCTCGACGGCTGCCCGATCGTCCTGGTCATGCTCGGCGCGCAGCCGTGCGATCAAGGCGTAACGACCGTCGTCTGACCGCTGAATTTCGACTGCTGGAAACAGGATCATTTCCTCCAGCGCGTGGACGCGCCTGAGCTTTTCCGGCAGCTCCGTCAGGATCACGCGGCAGCTCGTCAGGTCGATGCGGCGCGGGATGGAATCGGCCAGCGTCTCGAGGCGATCACACAGGGACAAAAGTTCGCGATAAGCCTGCCCCAGCTCGTGATGTTCTGAAAATTGCTGCTGGATCGATCTGCTCCGTTGAGTGTTGGTTCGAACTACACCCGACGGCAATGATCCTCTTTGACATTTCTCAAAGTCTGCGGATCAGCGATCGAGAAAGAGAACGATGGCGATCGCAACGGAGGAGAGGATCGCCGACAGCGTGGCGCCGCGCTGAAGCACGCCCATGCGATGGAGCACGAGGGCGAAGACGATGATGATGGGGGTAGCGACGGAAAGGCCGATCTGTGCGTCTGTCATCGGAAGGCTCCTTTGTTGTCAGCCAATAGCCCCGCCCCTTGGCCGCTTCTTTGCTCAATCGCAAAGACAGGATGCGCCCTCGCGCCTAGCTCGAACGATGTTTGGGAGCGGGAAGAGGAAAAGTGTGCGCGGTTTTCCGCCCGCATCCCGCTCTAACCCAATAGACCTTACGGAGGCGCTGACATGGATGCCCGCAGTCATCCGATTGCCGCAACGGTGGAAGAGGACACGACGGACGCCTTGCTGCTCTGGGTGCTCGTCTGGAGTGAACTTGCCGCGTTCGGTATTCTGCTTGTCGGCTTCCTGATTGTGGGTCTTCTCCAGCCGGACGCGTTTGCCGCCGCCCGCTCGCATCTCGATCCGCTGCTTGCCGGTATCAACACGCTTGTTCTTTTGACAAGCGGCTGGCAGGCGGCCTTGGCGGCGAGGCCGAGGGCATCGCTTAAGCAGCGCAGGCGGGCGCTGGTGAATGCAGCACTTTTCGGCTTCGCCTTCGCGGCGATCAAGCTCTTCGAGTATAGCGCCGAGGCTGTCGTTGCCGGCGATCCTCAGTTCGGCTCCTTCTTCGAGCTCTATTTTCTCGTCACCGGCTTCCATCTGCTGCACGTCGTCTTCGGTGCCTTCGTGCTCATCATCGTTGCCTGGCGACCGAAACCCGGCAATGTCGCGTTGATCACCACGCTCTGGCACGTCATCGATCTGGTCTGGATCGTGATGTTCCCGCTCGTCTATCTCGTGTGAGTGCCATGACCGATCGCAATCCCAGACAATTGTTCAACACTTGGCTTCTGCTTGCCGGAGCCGTGTTTTCGGGCATGGCGCTGATGGTGGTCGCCGGGCCGGCCACCCTCGTCATCGCCGTGTTGCTCGGGCTCGCCGTCGTCAAAAGCCGGTTCGTCGCGCTCGATTTCATGGGGCTCCGGCAGGCGCCGTCGGCCCTTCGTCTCGGCCTTTTGATCTGGCCCGCAGCGCTCGTCCTTGCCGCTGCAGCGAAGCTGGTCCTGAGCACTGCTCTCTTCAGCTGAGACGACCCGTGGACTTGTTTGCCGAAACGCAAAGAAGCCGCCGCCGATTTCCCTAGACATGGGTTTGCCCCGATTGTTGCCAGCGCAGGAAATGCTGCGCCGCACGGGGAGGGGATCAGATCAGCCGGCCGCACTCTCAGCGGCCAACTGAAATCGAAAGGACCACGTGATGGCAGAACGCCTCACCAAAACCGGGGCCCGTAACGTCTTTTACGGCGGGTCCTTCTTTTTCTTCGCAATCTTTGTCGGGCTGACCGCCCACAGCCACTACTACATGCGCACGACCTCGACGGACGAAACGACGCTGACCGATGCGGTCGCACGCGGCAAACACGTCTGGGAAAAGAACTCCTGTATCAACTGCCACACGCTTCTCGGCGAGGGCGCCTATTTCGCGCCCGAGCTCGGCAATGTCTGGAAGCGCTTCGGCGGCGAGGCCGATCCGGCCGGCGCCCGCGAAACGCTAAAAGCCTGGATGGCTGCCCAGCCGACCGGCATCGAGGGACGGCGGCAAATGCCGCAGTTCAATCTCACCGAACAGGAACTCAACGACCTCGCCGACTTCCTCGAATGGACGAGCCGTATCAAGACCCAGAACTGGCCGCCGAACGAGGCAGGCTAAGCGAACCGATTGGAGTGTGACACCATGAAATATCAAACCCAAAAGGTCGCGATGCTCTATTTCTACGGAGCGCTCGGCCTGTTCCTCGCCCAGGTGCTGTTCGGCGTGCTTGCCGGTACCATTTACGTCCTGCCCAACACGCTCTCCGAGCTGCTGCCCTTCAACATCGTGCGCATGGTCCACACCAACGCGCTGATCGTCTGGCTGCTCATGGGCTTCATGGGCGCGACCTACTACCTGCTGCCGGAAGAAGCCGAAACCGAACTCTACAGCACGAAGATCGCCGTCGCGCAGTTCTGGATCTTCCTGATCGCCGCGGCTGTCGCCGTCGTCGGCTATCTCCTGCACATCCACGAGGGGCGCGAATTCCTCGAGCAGCCCTTCGCGATCAAGGTGGGCATCGTCATCGTCGCGCTGATGTTCCTCTACAACATCACGCTGACGGTGCTGAAAGGCCGCAAGACGACCGTCACCAACATCCTGATCTTCGGGCTCTGGGGTGTGGCGATCTTCTTCCTCTTCGCCTTCTACAATCCGATCAACCTGGCGCTCGACAAGATGTACTGGTGGTACGTCGTCCACCTCTGGGTCGAAGGCGTCTGGGAACTGATCATGGCATCGGTGCTCGCCTTCCTGATGATCAAGCTCAACGGCATCGACCGTGAGGTCGTCGAAAAGTGGCTCTATGTCATCGTCGGCCTGGCGCTCTTCTCCGGCATCCTCGGCACGGGCCACCACTATTACTGGATCGGTGCACCGGGTTACTGGCAATGGATCGGTTCGCTGTTCTCGACGCTGGAAGTGGCCCCCTTCTTCACCATGGTGGTCTTCACCTTCGTGATGACCTGGAAGGCCGGCCGCAAGCATCCGAACCGCGCAGCCCTGCTCTGGTCGATCGGCTGCTCGGTCATGGCCTTCTTCGGCGCCGGCGTCTGGGGCTTCCTGCACACGCTGTCTTCGGTGAACTACTACACCCATGGCACCCAGGTGACCGCGGCCCACGGACACCTCGCGTTCTTCGGCGCCTATGTGATGCTGAACCTCGCGGTCATGGCCTACGCCATCCCGGAAATCCGCGGCCGTGCGCCCTATAACCAGTGGCTGTCGATGGTGAGCTTCTGGATCATGTGCACCGCCATGTCGGTCATGACCTTCGCGCTCACCTTCGCCGGTGTCCTCCAGGCGCACCTGCAGCGCGTGCTCGGCGAAAGCTACATGGACGTCCAGGACCAGCTGGCGCTGTTCTACTGGATCCGCCTCGGCTCGGGTGCCGTCGTCCTGATCTCGGCGCTGATGTTCATCTGGGCGGTTCTGATGCCCGGCCGCGAGCGCAGCGAGAAGCTCGCCGGCGTCGTTCAGCCTGCCGAATGACCGATCAGCCGGCGCGGTTCGCCGCGCCGGCATCTCCTCAAGAATTCCCAGCATGGAGACTTGCCATGAGCCCTGTCCAATCTGCCGTCAGTCGCGCGGCACTCGATATCCCCGCCTATAGCCCCTCCGGCAATGAATGCGCGCTGTTCGAAAGCGCCTGGGTGCGGCAGCTGCCGCTCCTCTTGAAGGGACCGACCGGATGCGGCAAGACCCGCTTCGTCAGCCACATGGCGGCGAAGCTCGGCCTGCCGCTTTCGACCGTTTCCTGCCATGACGATCTGGCCGCCGCCGACCTCACCGGCCGCTATCTGCTGAAGGGCGGCGACACCGTTTGGGTCGACGGCCCCTTGACCCGCGCCGTGCGCAATGGCGGCGTCTGCTATCTCGACGAGATCGTGGAAGCCCGCAAGGACGTGGCCGTCGTCCTGCATCCACTGACCGACGACCGCCGCATGCTGCCGCTGGAGCGCACCGGCGAACTGCTCGAAGCACCATCGAGCTTCATGCTGATCGTGTCCTACAATCCCGGCTACCAAAATCTGCTGAAGAGCCTGAAGCCAAGTACAAGGCAGCGCTTCGTGGCGATCGAGTTCGATTTCCTGCCGCGCAACGCGGAGATTTCAGTCGTTTCGCAGGAGAGCGGGCTGCTGGAGGGCCAGGTGGCGCCGCTCGTTAACCTCGCGCACCGCCTGCGCGCGCTGAAGGGGCATGACCTCGAAGAAGGCGTGTCGACCCGGCTGCTCGTCTACTGTGCATCGCTCATCGATGCCGGCATGCCGGTCAAGGATGCCGTGCGCGCCGCAATGATCGAACCGCTCACCGACGAACCGGACGTGCGCGCAGCCCTTCTCGAAGTGGCCGGTTCGCTGATCGCGTGAGGTGAACCATGCTTGATTTCCTCGAGCTCGAAGAAACCGTCGGACGGGCCTGGCACCGTTTCGTCGGCAACACCAGAACCTGGCGGCGCTATCCGGAAGAGGCGGTGAAGCTCGCCGACATGTTGCCGGTGCTCGGCGTCTCCTTTCGCGGACATGGCGGCGAGGCGGCGGTGCAGATCGTGCCCGCCCGAGGACGCACGTCGACCCATCGGCTGCGGTGGCGGCAGCGCATGGGGCTTGGCGAAGAGAAGCTCGTTCAGCCGGCGCGCGACCACGCGTCGCTGATGTTGCCGGGCGAGATCGACATCTTTCCGACGAAAGACCTGAACCGGGATCTCTATCACTGGCTCGTTGCCTATATGGCGACGATGCCGGTCGACCCCGTCAGCGAGACCGATCCGCTCCGCCGCGACCTGGCGCTGATATCGCGCGCGCTGGAAACGGTCGAGGAAGTCTTCCAGCGGTTTCCCGGCCTTAGGCGGCGCTATCGGCGCCTGGCCGAGGCGACCCTGGCCGAGCGGCAAAGGGGAGCGTTGCCGTCGGTCGAGCAACATCTCGAAAACCGTATCCTGCGCCTGTTGCGCAAGACGACCGGGGAAGCAGACACCACGCTGCCGTCCATTTTCCCTCACCGCGCGCCGCCCGGTTACCTGCCGATGCTGCCGATGCCGCTTTGGCCGGACACGCTGCTTCGGGCGGAAACGAAGACCACCCGCGACGAGGATGTCGCCGCAACGGCAGGCACGCAGGGGACGGTCGCCGAAGTCGAACGCCACGTCGCCGTGCGCGAAAATCCTGAGAACCGCAAGGGGGAGCGCAGCCCCTTCATTCTCAACCGCTTCGAGAAGATCCTCGCCATGGCCGAGATGGTCAATGTCGACCGCCCCGGCGACGACAGCGACGACCACGACAGCAAGGCTGCCGAGGAACTCGACGACATGACGCTCGGTGAGCGCAAGGGACGGCCCTCGGCGCGATTCCGTTTCGACCTCGACCTGCCGCCGGAAGCCGTCGATCCGACGCCGCTGACGGCCGAGCTGACCTATCCCGAATGGAACTACCGGACCGGGCAGTACCTCAAGGACCATTGCCGCGTGCTGGCGATGCCGGCTTCCGCTGAGGCGGAGCGGAGCGAACTGACCGAGGAAAGCCGGAGCTTGATCCGCCGGGTGCGGCGCCAGTTCGAAGTGCTGCGCCCGCGGCACGAGATGCTGCGTGCACAACTTGACGGCGCCGATCTCGATCTCGACGCGGTCGTGCGTGCCCGCACCGATCTCGCCGCCGGCGGCCAGGGCAGCGACCGTATTCATCTGATGAGCCGGCCGCAGGTGCATGATCTGGCGGTGACGATCCTCGTCGACGTGTCGCTGTCGACCGATTCCTGGTCCGACAACCGGCGGGTGCTCGATGTCGAGAAAGAGGCGCTGCTCATCCTTGCGCACGGGCTCTCGGCCTGCGGCGACAACCACTCGATCCTGACGTTTACCTCAAGGCGGCGCGACTGGGTGCGGGTCGAAACCGTGAAGGCCTTCAACGAGGCGATGGGACCGCTGGTCGAAGCGCGCATCGCGGCGCTGAAGCCGGGCTATTATACGCGCATCGGTGCTGCGATCCGGCACGCCTCGGCCGAGCTCCGACGGCAGCCGAACCGCAAGAAGCTCTTGCTTGTTCTGACCGACGGCAAGCCCAACGATATCGACCACTACGAGGGGCGTTTCGCGCTTGAAGACATCCGCCGCGCGGTCACCGAGGCCCGGCGCAGCGGCATCAACACCTTCGCCGTCACCGTCGACCGCGATGCGAAGTCCTACGTGCCCGCCATGTTCGGCCAGAACGGCTATTCCGTAGTCGGCAACA comes from Ensifer sp. PDNC004 and encodes:
- a CDS encoding nitric oxide reductase activation protein NorD — translated: MLDFLELEETVGRAWHRFVGNTRTWRRYPEEAVKLADMLPVLGVSFRGHGGEAAVQIVPARGRTSTHRLRWRQRMGLGEEKLVQPARDHASLMLPGEIDIFPTKDLNRDLYHWLVAYMATMPVDPVSETDPLRRDLALISRALETVEEVFQRFPGLRRRYRRLAEATLAERQRGALPSVEQHLENRILRLLRKTTGEADTTLPSIFPHRAPPGYLPMLPMPLWPDTLLRAETKTTRDEDVAATAGTQGTVAEVERHVAVRENPENRKGERSPFILNRFEKILAMAEMVNVDRPGDDSDDHDSKAAEELDDMTLGERKGRPSARFRFDLDLPPEAVDPTPLTAELTYPEWNYRTGQYLKDHCRVLAMPASAEAERSELTEESRSLIRRVRRQFEVLRPRHEMLRAQLDGADLDLDAVVRARTDLAAGGQGSDRIHLMSRPQVHDLAVTILVDVSLSTDSWSDNRRVLDVEKEALLILAHGLSACGDNHSILTFTSRRRDWVRVETVKAFNEAMGPLVEARIAALKPGYYTRIGAAIRHASAELRRQPNRKKLLLVLTDGKPNDIDHYEGRFALEDIRRAVTEARRSGINTFAVTVDRDAKSYVPAMFGQNGYSVVGNISRLPAALPAIYRNLVG
- a CDS encoding nitric-oxide reductase large subunit → MKYQTQKVAMLYFYGALGLFLAQVLFGVLAGTIYVLPNTLSELLPFNIVRMVHTNALIVWLLMGFMGATYYLLPEEAETELYSTKIAVAQFWIFLIAAAVAVVGYLLHIHEGREFLEQPFAIKVGIVIVALMFLYNITLTVLKGRKTTVTNILIFGLWGVAIFFLFAFYNPINLALDKMYWWYVVHLWVEGVWELIMASVLAFLMIKLNGIDREVVEKWLYVIVGLALFSGILGTGHHYYWIGAPGYWQWIGSLFSTLEVAPFFTMVVFTFVMTWKAGRKHPNRAALLWSIGCSVMAFFGAGVWGFLHTLSSVNYYTHGTQVTAAHGHLAFFGAYVMLNLAVMAYAIPEIRGRAPYNQWLSMVSFWIMCTAMSVMTFALTFAGVLQAHLQRVLGESYMDVQDQLALFYWIRLGSGAVVLISALMFIWAVLMPGRERSEKLAGVVQPAE
- a CDS encoding SCP2 domain-containing protein, whose product is MTLPLAITAPLSFVAIIAIESVVQRVFARVIASHPGLFDRLADHAAKRYAFLPSDLPIGFLVEPAVPRITVHRKERAPVSDACMEGELALLLTLLEGRIDGDAVFFSRDLAVSGDMEAMLALRNALDDCEIDLPSDLADMAGPLAPLVRRAAEQIRARALGRVLKEEAPQWN
- a CDS encoding UbiX family flavin prenyltransferase; the encoded protein is MNRLKIVLGVTGASGATIAVRIAERLSEIEGVELHLVLSPAAHRTLAHEVGADALPSLLRLAARTYDHGNIGATIASGSFSTAGMIVAPCSMRTLAAISAGMADNLVVRAADVHLKERRRLVLMARETPLHLGHLRNMCAVTEMGAIIMPPVPAFYHRPESVAAIVDHLAARAIDLLALPITPQAMAWQGEDQKSS
- a CDS encoding peptidase U32 family protein, with translation MELICPAGTPAAFREAVDAGADAVYCGFRDETNARNFPGLNFSRDELRTAIAYAKQRRVMTFVAINTFMRAGQETLWHQAVDDAAALGADAVILADFGLMAYAVERHPQQRLHVSVQASASNADAVRFLVEAFAAKRVVLPRTLTIADIARLAKQIDCEIEVFAFGGLCVMAEGRCSLSSYATGKSSNMNGVCSPASHVRYRQDGRELVSELGDYTINRFPAGEAAGYPTLCKGRFDIAEERGYAFEDPVSLDVMDHIDALRSAGVSALKIEGRQRGKAYVAEVVSVMRRALTAGPDERPALVSRLKALSEGQKTTTGAYEKRWR
- a CDS encoding NnrU family protein, producing the protein MTYFLLAFAVFLLLHLVPAWPALRQGLIDRLGRSTYFAVYSLLSVLALVFVFHAALQLDFIPLWEPAAWQAWVTFVLAPLGIFLVLAGLFSENALSISIYQGNERPGAIVAITRHPVLWGFLLWAAGHIVPNGDLRALVLFGGFALFSVGGFFMLEKRARRRLGESWQAASKGTSVWPFAAIIRGESRLRADPVMIIAAFATVAIAVWLLLGGHEVLFSADPLLQATLS
- a CDS encoding cytochrome c: MAERLTKTGARNVFYGGSFFFFAIFVGLTAHSHYYMRTTSTDETTLTDAVARGKHVWEKNSCINCHTLLGEGAYFAPELGNVWKRFGGEADPAGARETLKAWMAAQPTGIEGRRQMPQFNLTEQELNDLADFLEWTSRIKTQNWPPNEAG
- a CDS encoding hemerythrin domain-containing protein; this encodes MSLCDRLETLADSIPRRIDLTSCRVILTELPEKLRRVHALEEMILFPAVEIQRSDDGRYALIARLRAEHDQDDRAAVELVRVLKAVLDNRPSLSWDAIGYMLRGFFETVRRHIATERLLLWRHA
- a CDS encoding CbbQ/NirQ/NorQ/GpvN family protein, yielding MSPVQSAVSRAALDIPAYSPSGNECALFESAWVRQLPLLLKGPTGCGKTRFVSHMAAKLGLPLSTVSCHDDLAAADLTGRYLLKGGDTVWVDGPLTRAVRNGGVCYLDEIVEARKDVAVVLHPLTDDRRMLPLERTGELLEAPSSFMLIVSYNPGYQNLLKSLKPSTRQRFVAIEFDFLPRNAEISVVSQESGLLEGQVAPLVNLAHRLRALKGHDLEEGVSTRLLVYCASLIDAGMPVKDAVRAAMIEPLTDEPDVRAALLEVAGSLIA
- a CDS encoding cytochrome c oxidase subunit 3, with the translated sequence MDARSHPIAATVEEDTTDALLLWVLVWSELAAFGILLVGFLIVGLLQPDAFAAARSHLDPLLAGINTLVLLTSGWQAALAARPRASLKQRRRALVNAALFGFAFAAIKLFEYSAEAVVAGDPQFGSFFELYFLVTGFHLLHVVFGAFVLIIVAWRPKPGNVALITTLWHVIDLVWIVMFPLVYLV
- a CDS encoding cytochrome C oxidase subunit IV family protein, which encodes MTDRNPRQLFNTWLLLAGAVFSGMALMVVAGPATLVIAVLLGLAVVKSRFVALDFMGLRQAPSALRLGLLIWPAALVLAAAAKLVLSTALFS
- a CDS encoding UbiD family decarboxylase, translating into MNRTFRPSKGFATLQDFVETLEREGDLKRISRPVSLVHEVTEIHRRALAADGPALLFERPVDATGAAQPIRLLTNLFGSERRIERGFGLMPGGLDGLASDLAELRDPRAPQSLRDAWDRLPLLRSAMYMRPRKVTRALCQEVVWRDHEIDLARLPVQWCWPGEPAPLITWPLVITRAPDDPLDVNVGIYRMQVLGPDRAIVRWLAHRGGARHHRLWQRLGQDMPIAVVVGADPATILSAVMPLPDGLSELNFAGLLRRGRTQLVNAKTVPLSVPANAEIVLEGTVSASETAEEGPYGDHTGYYNSVEPFPVMRLSAITMRRNPLYLSTYTGRPPDEPSRLGEAMNRLFVPLVRKQFPEISDLFLPPEACSYRAMVVSIDKRYPGQAKRVMMGLWSVLPQFSYTKLIIAVDPDIDVRNWSDVMWALATRFDASRDMTVIEGTPIDYLDFASPRSGLGGKLGLDATNKIGTETDREWGRVLAMSPEVIGQVDAMWAGLGLGGLTR